A window of the Gossypium hirsutum isolate 1008001.06 chromosome A05, Gossypium_hirsutum_v2.1, whole genome shotgun sequence genome harbors these coding sequences:
- the LOC107961457 gene encoding thaumatin-like protein: protein MKSLQFAAVFLMLLFSGHSLAHTVTFYIHNKCPFPIWPGTAANAGHPVIADGGFYLPTGETRRIEAPWTWSGRIWARTGCNFNSNWQPACETGDCNGRLQCDGLIGTPPATLVQIALQGGKAKPNFYDVSLVDGYNLPVSISTRPFSPKCAIGGCSENLNNLCPQELEVRNKHGQVVACKSACLAFNVDSFCCRNEYGTPETCKPSLYSKIFKEACPCYYSYAFDMPPPLINCASKEYIITFCPSTWGAHQASI from the exons atgaagtcaTTGCAGTTTGCTGCTGTTTTCCTTATGCTCCTGTTTTCTG GGCATTCACTAGCACATACAGTCACATTTTATATACACAACAAGTGTCCTTTCCCCATATGGCCAGGAACTGCCGCCAATGCTGGCCATCCGGTGATAGCAGACGGTGGATTCTATCTCCCTACAGGTGAGACTCGACGGATTGAGGCACCGTGGACATGGAGTGGCCGAATTTGGGCCCGGACAGGATGCAACTTTAACTCCAATTGGCAACCAGCTTGTGAAACTGGTGATTGTAACGGAAGGCTTCAATGCGATGGACTAATTGGTACACCACCGGCTACGTTAGTCCAAATCGCACTCCAAGGCGGCAAAGCCAAACCTAATTTCTACGACGTAAGCCTCGTCGATGGCTACAACCTTCCGGTTTCCATCTCTACGAGACCCTTTTCGCCTAAATGTGCAATCGGAGGCTGCTCTGAAAACCTGAACAACTTATGCCCTCAAGAACTCGAAGTCCGTAACAAGCACGGGCAAGTAGTTGCTTGCAAAAGTGCTTGCTTGGCTTTCAATGTCGATTCATTTTGTTGCAGAAACGAGTATGGAACACCCGAAACGTGCAAACCGAGCCTATATTCGAAGATTTTTAAAGAGGCTTGCCCTTGTTATTATAGCTATGCCTTTGATATGCCTCCACCATTGATAAACTGTGCTTCAAAAGAGTATATTATAACTTTCTGTCCTTCAACATGGGGAGCTCATCAGGCTTCTATATAA